AACGGGCCGGGAAGACATTTGCATTTTTATGAGACGATTGAGTATAATTATGCATAACGGCGGTTCGGGGAGGGTGGCGTGCGGGCCAGGGTGGCTCTGGAAGACGGTCTGATGCTCGTCGGCCGGTCCATCGGGGCGCCGGGATGGACCGGGGGAGAGGTCGTGTTCACGACGGCGATGACCGGATACCAGGAGGTGCTTTCCGATCCATCCTACCGCGGTCAGGTCGTCACGATGGCCTACCCGCTGATCGGCAACTACGGGATCAGTAGTGAGGCGTGGGAGTCTTACCAGCCGCACGTCTCCGGGTTCATCGTCAGCGAGGCGGCGCACCGGCCGCATCATTGGAGATCGGAAAGCTCGCTCGCCGCGTTCCTGGCCCACTGGAAGGTGGTGGGGATCGGTGGCGTAGACACGCGGCGGCTGGTGAGGCACCTTCGGACCCAGGGCCTGCAGCGTGGCGTGATCTCGACCGAAGAGATCCCCGACGCCGACTTGATCGATCGCGCGCGCGGCCTGCCGGAGATCGGGACGCTCGATCTCGTCGGGGAGGTGTCCATCCGCGAGCGCCAGCATCACCCGGGGCCCGGCCCGCGGATGGCCGTGCTCGACTGCGGACTGAA
This is a stretch of genomic DNA from bacterium. It encodes these proteins:
- a CDS encoding carbamoyl phosphate synthase small subunit, which translates into the protein MRARVALEDGLMLVGRSIGAPGWTGGEVVFTTAMTGYQEVLSDPSYRGQVVTMAYPLIGNYGISSEAWESYQPHVSGFIVSEAAHRPHHWRSESSLAAFLAHWKVVGIGGVDTRRLVRHLRTQGLQRGVISTEEIPDADLIDRARGLPEIGTLDLVGEVSIRERQHHPGPGPRMAVLDCGLKWGILENLRRHGCDTWVLPHTTTAEEILELRPAGLVLSPGPGDPRRL